A section of the Anabaena cylindrica PCC 7122 genome encodes:
- a CDS encoding BMC domain-containing protein produces the protein METSNQRSLTTIQPSRRRHRDNFKDTALGLVSTLSFPAIVGTADMMLKSAGVHLVGYEKIGSGHCTAIIRGGIADVRLAVEAGVQTAEQFGQLVSSLVIPRPYPNLDIVLPITNRISKLMEEGSYSRLSNQAIGLVETRGFPAMVGACDAMLKSADVHLAAYEKIGAGLCTAIIRGSVANVAVAVEAGMFEAERIGELNAVMVIPRPLDEMELTLPIASCWIEEREPLNIPLNIRDKIVDAEAVELPDLARLPVKIKEELWNDE, from the coding sequence ATGGAAACATCTAATCAACGGTCTCTTACCACTATCCAGCCATCACGTCGCCGTCATCGAGACAACTTCAAGGATACTGCCTTGGGTTTAGTATCTACTCTTAGCTTTCCAGCAATAGTTGGAACAGCTGATATGATGTTGAAATCGGCCGGAGTTCACTTGGTTGGATATGAAAAAATCGGTAGTGGTCACTGCACAGCAATTATCCGGGGTGGTATTGCTGATGTTCGTTTGGCTGTAGAAGCTGGTGTCCAAACTGCTGAACAATTTGGTCAGTTGGTTTCTAGTCTGGTGATTCCCAGACCTTATCCCAACCTTGATATTGTGCTGCCAATTACTAACCGCATCAGCAAATTGATGGAGGAAGGCAGTTATAGCCGATTGAGTAATCAAGCAATTGGTTTGGTGGAAACGCGGGGTTTTCCGGCAATGGTAGGCGCTTGTGATGCCATGCTCAAATCTGCTGATGTTCATTTGGCAGCTTATGAAAAAATTGGTGCGGGTTTGTGTACAGCTATTATTCGTGGTTCTGTGGCTAATGTGGCCGTAGCCGTAGAAGCGGGAATGTTTGAGGCTGAACGCATTGGGGAATTAAACGCGGTGATGGTAATTCCTCGTCCTTTGGATGAAATGGAGCTAACCTTACCGATCGCAAGTTGTTGGATAGAAGAACGCGAACCGTTAAATATTCCCTTGAATATTAGGGATAAAATTGTAGATGCAGAAGCTGTGGAGTTGCCAGATTTAGCCAGATTGCCTGTCAAAATTAAGGAAGAACTATGGAACGATGAATGA